Proteins from one Sarcophilus harrisii chromosome 2, mSarHar1.11, whole genome shotgun sequence genomic window:
- the LOC100914666 gene encoding olfactory receptor 6B1-like — protein MFTWDNYTQVTEFILLGFPGSVGLHLSLFLLFLLVYSLTIIENIIIITLIKVNSCLHKPMYLFLSNLSFLEMWYISVTVPKMLLTFLEPEFGRISFMGCMAQLYFFLALACTECALLGVMAYDRYVAICNPLRYPVIMAPGLCLRLATSSWLSGFIISLGKVFFISRLGYCGPNVMNHFFCDVSPLLNLACTDMSMAELIDFLLALLILIIPLLVTIFSYISIISTVLKIPSTSGQQKAFSTCASHLAVVIIFYSASLFIYARPRAIYSFDYNKLVSVVYTVLTPLLNPIIYCLRNTEVKVALKKTVQRISQKMDAVS, from the coding sequence ATGTTTACATGGGATAACTACACACAAGTAACTGAGTTTATCCTCCTTGGCTTCCCAGGTTCTGTAGGACTCCACCTGTCCCTCTTTCTCTTGTTCCTGCTGGTCTACTCTTTGACTATCATTGAaaatatcattatcatcactCTGATCAAGGTCAACTCTTGTCTCCACAAGCCTATGTACCTCTTCCTCAGTAACCTGTCATTCCTGGAAATGTGGTACATCTCTGTCACTGTGCCCAAAATGCTTCTTACCTTCCTAGAGCCTGAATTTGGACGCATCTCTTTCATGGGCTGTATGGCCCAACTCTATTTCTTTCTAGCCCTGGCCTGCACTGAGTGTGCCCTTCTGGGGGTCATGGCATATGACCGCTATGTAGCGATCTGTAATCCACTGCGTTACCCAGTCATAATGGCTCCTGGTCTCTGTCTCCGGCTGGCCACCAGCTCCTGGCTCAGCGGTTTCATCATATCCCTTGGGAAGGTCTTTTTCATCTCACGCCTTGGCTACTGTGGACCCAATGTAATGAACCATTTCTTCTGCGATGTCTCCCCATTACTGAACCTGGCCTGCACTGACATGTCCATGGCTGAGCTCATTGACtttctcctggccctgctcatccTGATTATTCCCCTCCTAGTTACCATCTTCTCCTACATCTCCATCATCTCCACCGTCTTGAAGATCCCCTCTACCTCAGGACAGCAGAAAGCCTTCTCCACTTGTGCCTCCCACCTGGCTGTAGTAATCATCTTCTACTCAGCTTCACTCTTCATCTATGCCCGGCCCCGGGCCATCTACTCTTTTGATTATAATAAGTTAGTGTCGGTGGTCTATACTGTGCTCACCCCACTCCTCAACCCTATTATCTACTGCCTGAGGAACACAGAGGTAAAAGTTGCCCTGAAGAAGACAGTTCAGAGGATATCACAGAAGATGGATGCTGTCTCCTAG